From one Lolium rigidum isolate FL_2022 chromosome 4, APGP_CSIRO_Lrig_0.1, whole genome shotgun sequence genomic stretch:
- the LOC124705773 gene encoding uncharacterized protein LOC124705773 encodes MSMAVPTSLRALAPPALRPYYPLGTSGSARPSPSRATRRLPRRRGVALAASAALPSDAEWLERLPEKKKPLYTHSLPGIEAWLRSIGFAQSREDRAVWVAETPLWHARLSLDVTDLHIRYLKSGPGNLDKDMERRFSYALSREDIENAILGGP; translated from the exons ATGTCCATGGCTGTGCCGACCTCGCTGCGCGCCCTGGCTCCCCCGGCGCTCCGCCCCTACTACCCTCTAGGGACGAGCGGGTCCGCGCGCCCGTCTCCGTCCCGCGCCACGAGGAGGCTGCCCCGGCGAAGGGGCGTGGCTCTGGCGGCCTCGGCTGCGCTGCCGTCGGACGCGGAGTGGCTGGAGCGgctgccggagaagaagaagccgcTGTACACGCACAGCCTGCCGGGCATCGAGGCGTGGCTGCGCAGCATCGGGTTCGCGCAGTCCCGCGAGGACCGCGCCGTCTGGGTCGCCGAGACCCCGCTCTGGCACGCCCGCCTCAGCCTCGACGTCACCGACCTCCACATCAG ATACTTGAAAAGCGGCCCAGGAAATCTTGACAAGGACATGGAGAGAAGATTCAGCTACGCGCTAAGCAGAGAAGACATCGAGAACGCGATACTCGGTGGACCCTAG